The window ACCAGTCTGGAGCTCGATACCGAAGAGTGAGTGGAGCCCCAACCACGGCACGGTGAGGAGGGCAGCACCGAACACTGCGACCAGTGGGTGGCTCAGTCGTCGTCGTACCATCGTGCCTACACTAGCGTCTGGGGGGTCGGTAGCTCTTGCGTTTCAACCGCACGACAAGAATGTCACCCTCCGCCGACAGGTTCGCTGTTAGGGGAGGATGAGCCAGAAGAAGACGAGATAGCCACCTAGCAGAATCCCGCCGTCGAGGCGAGACACGTCTCGATTGCGGAGCATCAGGAGGATGACGCCGAACGTGAACGCGAGGAGTGCGGGGAAGTCGAGCGAAATCGTACTCGCGGGAACGTTCACCGGAACCATGATGGCGAGGATGCCGAGGACGGCGACGACGTTGTAGATGTTCGACCCGACGACGTTGCCGATACTGAACTCGGACTCGCCGCGGACGGCGCTGATGACCGACGCCGCGAGTTCGGGCAGGGAGGTACCGAACGCGAGGATGGTGAGTCCGATGAAGCGCGTGCTGAAACCGTAGGCTTCGAGGAGTCCCTTCCCTCCCTGGATGAGCCAGTTCGACCCGATGAACAAGAGAAGCAGACCAGCACCGAGGTAGAGAACGTCTTTGAACTGGGCGGATACCGCATCTTCGTCTTCGATGTCGATTTCGTCGGTTCCAATCGCGTCGGCCTTCGCGGAGCGTGCGCGGTAGAGCAAGAACGCAGTGAACACCACGAGGATGACGAGGAGGATACCGCCGTCGAGTGCGCTGAGGTTCCCGTCCATTCCGAGGGCGACGAGTGTCACCGCTGCAGCAATCATGAAGGGGACGTGACGGCGGAGTGTCGCCGTCGAGACACCCATCGGTTGGATGAGCGCGGAGATACCCAACACGAGGCCGATGTTGGCGATGTTCGACCCGACGATTGCGCCCAGTCCGAGGTCAGAACTGTATCCCAGTCCGCTCAACACGGCGACGAACAGTTCTGGCGTCGTCGTCGCGAACGCGACGATGGTCACACCGACGATTGCTGCCCGGAGACCCAGACCGATAGCGAGGCGGGAAGCACCCTCGACGAGTGCCTCGGCCCCGAGATAGAGTGCGACGATACCAGCCACCAAGAGGGCGGTATCGAAGGAAAGCAGGGTTGCGAGTGCCGACATACGCGGGAGTAGACCAACGGGGGACCAAAAGTACGCCGGTACACCGTGCGGTCGCTATCGATTGACATACCGAGGCCTCACTGGTAGCTCTGGTGACTGTTCACGTGCGAATCACGGCGGCTTCGTCGCCGTGGGGACGCCGAACAGAGTCGCGGCGGAATCCGACGCAGACGGGCGAATTATATCACCAGCGAGACTCCACCCGGCTATGGAAGTCTACGGCCTCGTCGGCAACCCCGTCGGGCACTCGTTGTCGCCGCCGATGCACGAAGCGGCCTACGAGGCGACGGGGGTCGACGCGCGATACGTCACCTTCGAACCCGAACTGGACGCCATCGCCGACGCCATCGCCGGTGCGGACGCACTCGGTATCGCCGGCGTGAACGTCACGATTCCGTTCAAACAGGACGTACTGGCCCTCGTCGACCCGGACCCACTGGCCGAACGCATCGGTGCGGTCAACACCATCGACTTCGGCCCAGATGGCCCGGTAGGCTACAACACGGACGCCGCCGGCGTCACACGGTCACTCGAACGACACGGCGTAGAAATCGACGGGTCGAGCGCCGTCGTGGTCGGTGCCGGCGGTGCGGGCCGTGCCGCCGCGTTCGCACTCTCCGATAGTGGTGCAACGGTCCACGTCGCCAACAGAACGGCGGAGAAGGCGACTGAACTGGCCGCTGCCGTCCCCGGTGCGACGGGCGGCGGGTTAGACACACTCGAACGGGTCGGAGACGCAGATATCCTCGTCAATGCGACCAGCGTCGGGATGGATGCACCCGATGAGACTCCAGTTCCGGCGTCGTACCTCCACGCAGACCTCGCCGTCCTCGATGCGGTGTACGCACCGCTCGAAACTCGGTTGCTCCGCGAGGCGGCCGACGTGGGCGCGGTTACCGTCGACGGTGCCTGGATGCTCCTCCTCCAAGGTGTCGAAGCGTTCGAGATTTGGACCGGACTCGACGCACCCGTCGACGAGATGAACGCCGCACTCAGGGCACACCTCGCTGACGGCTGAGGCCGCCGGTTTTTAAATAACCGGATTGCATATGACAAACTAATATGGGCTTGCTTGACAGTATCTCGTCCTTCTTGAAATCCCTCATTGGTGGCGACTCCTCGTCCACTTCGCAAAGCGAACGTGACGAATCAGCGACCGTTACGGTCGAACGGGACACGCGCGCCGAGCGCGAGGAAGCGAACATCGAGACGGAAGCAGCGGTGAAAGAACCGGTCGAAGAGACGCAGGAACCCGAACCTGAAGCGGGAGACGAAGCCGAAGCGACCATCGAAGAGGCCGAACCCGAAGCAACGGAAGAACCGGACGCCGCTGTCGTCGACGAAGGTGAAGACGCCGATGAAGTGGCTGAAGACGCTGAGGAAACTGCACCGGCCGAAGAAGCCGAACCAGAGAGCGTCGAAGAGGACGAACCGGCCGAAGAAGCCGAAGCGAAAGCAGCGGACGAAACTGAAGAGACCGACGCAGCAGAGCCAGACGCAGTCGAAGCCGACGAGGACGAAGAGCCTGAGGCCGAAGAGAGTGAATCGCCCTCCGTCGATACGATTCGCGGCATCGGCCCGGCCTACGCAGAACGGCTCTCCGACATCGGTATCGAGACCGTTTCGGACCTCGTCGCCGCCGACGCAGACGACGTCGGCGACGCAATCGACGTGTCTCCGAAGCGGGTCCAACGCTGGATTGACCGCGCGAGCGACGCGTAAGCAGAACCGCTGACACGTCACGAAACCGTTTACCCGACGCGCCGATTGGTGCGAGTAATGACCGCACCGACCGTCGTCACCGACCGCGACGACTTTCGCGCGACTGCGGCGTCGGCCCCCGACGGCGCGCGCGTCCCCGTCGAAGTTCGGGTCCGCGTCTCGGACC is drawn from Haloferax litoreum and contains these coding sequences:
- a CDS encoding helix-hairpin-helix domain-containing protein — encoded protein: MGLLDSISSFLKSLIGGDSSSTSQSERDESATVTVERDTRAEREEANIETEAAVKEPVEETQEPEPEAGDEAEATIEEAEPEATEEPDAAVVDEGEDADEVAEDAEETAPAEEAEPESVEEDEPAEEAEAKAADETEETDAAEPDAVEADEDEEPEAEESESPSVDTIRGIGPAYAERLSDIGIETVSDLVAADADDVGDAIDVSPKRVQRWIDRASDA
- a CDS encoding calcium/sodium antiporter, giving the protein MSALATLLSFDTALLVAGIVALYLGAEALVEGASRLAIGLGLRAAIVGVTIVAFATTTPELFVAVLSGLGYSSDLGLGAIVGSNIANIGLVLGISALIQPMGVSTATLRRHVPFMIAAAVTLVALGMDGNLSALDGGILLVILVVFTAFLLYRARSAKADAIGTDEIDIEDEDAVSAQFKDVLYLGAGLLLLFIGSNWLIQGGKGLLEAYGFSTRFIGLTILAFGTSLPELAASVISAVRGESEFSIGNVVGSNIYNVVAVLGILAIMVPVNVPASTISLDFPALLAFTFGVILLMLRNRDVSRLDGGILLGGYLVFFWLILP
- a CDS encoding shikimate dehydrogenase; the encoded protein is MEVYGLVGNPVGHSLSPPMHEAAYEATGVDARYVTFEPELDAIADAIAGADALGIAGVNVTIPFKQDVLALVDPDPLAERIGAVNTIDFGPDGPVGYNTDAAGVTRSLERHGVEIDGSSAVVVGAGGAGRAAAFALSDSGATVHVANRTAEKATELAAAVPGATGGGLDTLERVGDADILVNATSVGMDAPDETPVPASYLHADLAVLDAVYAPLETRLLREAADVGAVTVDGAWMLLLQGVEAFEIWTGLDAPVDEMNAALRAHLADG